The following nucleotide sequence is from Paenibacillus andongensis.
TTTACTTCATAGAAAAACCTTAAATCTGCGCCGCTCTCATCTGCTGCTGACAATAAACGATAGCCATGTTCTGATTTGGCATAGAAACCAATCGTTCTCTCAGCTGGATTCTGAAAAGGGGCTTGCTCATAGGCAAGTCTTTTTTGTTGGTAAGCGATCCCCAGTGCTGGAACTTTACCATCAGCGAAGCCGCTCGGCCAGCCATTTTCATCATATAACCATGGGGTCATACCGAGCTCTTTGCTTTTCTCGATACAAGTCCGTACAGCCGACATCCACTCCTTGCCCATATAAGGAGTAAGGAGTCCTCCTCTGGCATGCATAAAAAATCCACCTATCCCGGCTTTATGCATCTCCTCGATCTGCCGCTCCAACTCCTCCGTTTCCAATTTATCATTCCATGACCACAGCGGCACTGAGCGATATTGGACTGGAGGATTCTGAAGCTGATCCCAAATACTCATCACCTTCACCTCATGCTTTCAAGCATAACTGAACAAGATCATCCACATGCGCTGTAGCCAAACAGACCACCGCATCTGCAGCACCATAATAGATTTTCACTTCACCCGATGGCTCCAAAATCATGCCTCCAGGGAAAATGACATCGTTGCGGAATCCGCCGTCGATCTCATAGCTGGCTTCCGGCGCAAGCAAGGGCTCTTGATACATGCCGATTACCTTTTTCGGATTGTCGAGATCAAGCAGCATGAGACCTGCTGTATACCTTTTTTTCCAAGTCGGTTCCCAGCCGTTCTTCCCTCTTGCAGGATCGATATCCACGGCATGAAACGTGGTCAGCCAGCCTTTGTCTGTCTTTATAGGAGGAGCGGCAGGCCCGATTTTATCATTCGCGAAGGGAACGTGCTCAACTGCCAGCAGGAGATCGGAATTACCCCAATATTTCAAATCCGGAGATTCGGAAATCCATGTGTCAAATCGATCTGCCCCCCCTCGGCTGTATACGGTAAAGGGTCTTTCCAAACGAACGTATTTACCGCCTATTTTCTCAGGGAACAGCACCATATTGCGAAGATCCGGCGTTGATAAGCTCAACACTTCGAAGTTTTCAAAATCATCAGTAACGGCGATACCGCCTCGAATTCCATGCTGCGTATCCACAGCAAAGCACATGTAGCATCGACCGTCCATAACCGTCAATCGAGGGTCATAAGCCCGAATAATTTCTCCATCATTCATCTTGAAGCAAGGCTTCGGTCCAGCTTCCCAATGGATCCCATCACGACTGTAAGCAATCCCAAGATCCGTTGTGGAATGAGGCTCTAGTGTATGTTCGCTTCTGGAACCATAGTCATTGCGGAATACCATGACATATTGACAGTTAAATTTGGTAACGCCCGCGTTAAATACAAGCGCAGTAGGATATGGAACCCTATCCGCATCCAAAATTGGATTAGCAGGATGACGATGAATCAATGAACTCGACTTTAAAATTCCAGGTACAGGTAGAACCATAGTAGACAACCTCCAAATGATATTTGTATTCTAGCCTTTCAAAGAGCCAGCTGTCATTTGCATGAACGATTTATTCGCGATCATATACGCAACGAGCAGCGGCAAAATCGATAAACAAGCTCCTGCCAGCATATAATGCGTTTGAACCGCAGCCGATGCCCCATAGCGAAGATAGGATAGTCCGACGGTCAGTGTTTGGAGTTTGGGATTGGTCATCGTAAACACTAACGGGCGTAAATATTCATTCCAAGCTCCGCAAAATGTAAACAATGCTCCTACACCCAATCCTGGGCGCATCAAAGGTAAAATAATTCGCCAAAATATCCCGCCGTTCGAGCAGCCGTCAATACGCGCGGCTTCATCTAATTCCCGGGAAATACCTTGTAAAAAGCTTAGTAAAATAAAGAAAATATACGCGTGGCCACTCACCAAAATAAGGACGACACCCCATAAATTTGTATGCAAGTGAAGCTTGACCATAAGCTCGAATTGCGGCCGAATCACAACGGCTCCAATCGATATGAACATGGTAGATGCCTGAATCGCGACGAAGATGGCTTTCCCCGGGAATTTAATCCGGTCAACCACATAAGCGGCCATCGATGCTACGATCAGCGTTCCGATCGTTGTTGCTCCGCTTAGAAAGAGGCTGTTCCATGTAAACCGAGCGAAATTGGCTTGCACCCATGCTTCTTTGTAATTCACAAAATTCCAAGAGGACGGGAAAATCTTGCCACCTTTTGTTATCTCGATATTGGACATGAAAGAGCCAAGAAAAGTCACAACAATCGGAAACACAATCAGTAAGGCTGTTATCAGTAAAAAGATCCAGAGCAGTACTCTTCCTCCTGTTTTCGCAAACGAAAATGGCCGGGTTTGTTTATTTATCCGTGCATTCGATAACGCTTCAGTAACTTCCATTTTCCCAGCATCCTCCCTCATTGAAGTTTGTTCAGACGTCTAGACATCGCATGGTAAGTTAGTGTGATGATGCCTACAATGACGGCTGTAACGAATCCAACGGCACTTCCGTAGCCGAATTGTTGGTCCGCAAGTACCCCTGATGGTGTCGGGAAGAAGAGCTTATACACGTACAAATACATCACTTCCGTCTTTCCAACCGGACCGCCTTCGGTCAACACCATAATGCTCTCGTACCCTTTAAGCGAATTAATGATCGCCAGCATGATTACGATCTGCAGCACAGGCCCTAGCATAGGAATGGTTAAGTACCAGAATTGCTGCCATTTATTGGCTCCGTCCAGCGACGAGCTTTCATACACATCGTTCGGGATATTTTGAAGACCGGCAAGGAACAGCAGCATATAGTTGCCTACCGCACTCCATACAGCGATGATGATCGTCGTAAGCATGGCGTGTTTGGGACCGAGCCAATCGATTCTTTCGGAGATGATATGAAACTTCAACAAATATTGATTGAGAATGCCGTTATAGGAGTTGAAAATAATGAAAAATACGACAGCCATGACAGCAGAACTTATAATCGTCGGCATAAAGTAGATGGCTCTCAGCCAATTGCGGCCGCGCAGCTTTTGATTCAGAATAACAGCTAGCACCAAGCATAATGGCAATGTAATGATTAACTTACCGCCTGCATAAATGAATGTATTCAAGACAGAATGCCAATACTCCGTGTCCTGCCAAAGCCTCCTGAAATTATCAAACCCAATAAATGACGCATCTCCGAACCCCTTGTAATCATAAAACATATATCGAATAGCCCAAGCAATCGGATAGACGCCCAGCACCATGGTCAGTAGAAAACTTGGAAATAAAAATAAATATGAAAACCCGATCTGGCGTGTCCTGTTCATCCCGTTCCCTCCTGTTACATCTATACTTAGAGAGCGAGAGTGGAGCTATTCACTCCACTCTCGCAGTTATGGCTATTATTTCATCATTAACTTCATCGGATCGAAGCTTGGGTTCGGCTGCACTTTCACTGCACCTTTAGCTACCGCTTTATCGAGAGCATCATTGTAGCGCTTGTTCAGATCTAGAATAATTTGATCCAAATTCCCGCCGCTGATCATGTATTTGAAAAATGCATCATCTTTTTTCATACCTTCAACTGTTACTGTAGGCTGCAGCGGCCACGTGCCATCGTTTCCTACTGGAAGGAAGCCGTCAATGCCTTTGATTTCCGGTTTTTTCGCTACGGAAGAAACCGATGGCACCATGGATAGACCGAAACCTTTTTCATGGTACGTTTTCAAGACTTCGTCCGTATACATAAACTGCATGAATTTCCATGCTTGGTCTGCATTTTTGGTTGTGTTGCTGATGGCTAACCATTGACCACCCAAGAAGGAGGTAGCGCCTTTAACCGTGCCATCGATCGTTGGAACCGGTGCGGATGCCCATTCGATTTTGGCCGGAAACTGATTCGCGTACACACCTGGTTCCGATGAGAAGGAGATGTACATCCCGATTTTGCCTTCTGCGAATTGTGCACGCAGCGGGTCAATATCCAGCGATTCCATACCTGGCAGCGTACTGCCGTCATCTACCATTTGTTTGAACGATGAAATGATCTCTTTGAATCCTGTGAAATCAAACTTCGCGGTTTTGAAATCAAAGCCAAATCCGCCGTAACCGCTAGCTTCAGCGATAACCCTTGCCGATCTACCAAGGGCGCTTTCTGGGCTTTTGAAGTTTTGAGCAAAACCATAAGAGCCGGAAGCTTTACCTACAGCTGTAATTTTCTTCGCATCTTCGACCATTTCTTTCAATGTTTTCGGAGGAGCAGCAATCCCCGCTTTGGCGAAAAGCTCTTTATTGTAAACAAGTCTGAGTGTTGAACCATAGTTCGGAAGGCTGTACATTTTCCCATCAATCCGGTTGAAATCATCAATGATTGGGAATTTTTTCTTGATCGCATCCGTAAGGTAGGAATCAATTGGCTTCAAATACCCTTTTTGCGCAAAAGGCTGGATCGTATTTTCCTTCACGCGGATAATATCAGGTGCCTGTCCGGAAGCGAAGGCCAAGTCTATCGCTTGGTTGAAATCTTCCGTCTTCACAACCATTTCGACTTCAATGTTCTCGCCGTTCGTCTCGTTAAATTTCTGCACAACACCTTTAATGTAATCCATATCATGACGGTCCCCCGTCCAATAAGAGAGTTTGGTCTTCTCTTTCTTCACAGGAACTGTGCTAGCGGATTGTTCAGATGGCTTGGCAGATGCTGCCGGGCTAGTTGCCGTATTGTTGCTGCCGCACGCTGCCAAACTGCCTGCCAGTAAAACGCTTAAAGTGACCGTCCCAATTCTGTTTACCATTTGTAAGCCTCCCTTTTGTTTGCGAACACTTTGTATCGTTCTGGAAATGCTTTTGTTTACACTTTTATACTAAAAGAATTCGTTCATTCTGATAATGTGGTCAACTCATGAACAAGGGCAGATATTTCTACATTTTACACCATCCAGTGAAAAGCGCTAAAAACGCGCTTATTTGTGAGCATAAAAAAAAGACAAACCCTCATGGTTTCGAGGACTTGCCCAGAGACATATCTTTAAATTCAGTCGGCGTCAGGCCTGTTTGTTTCTTGAAAACTTCACTGAAATACCGCCTGTGCTCATAGCCGAGCTGCTGCGCGATCTCCTGCACTTGGAAATCTTCAATCAGCATGGATTTCGCCCGTTCTATCTTCGCTATAGTAACGAATTGCTGAAACGCAGTTCCCGTCACCTTTTTAAACAAATTGGAATAATAGCCCCAACTTAGATTCGCCTGTTTCGCGCAATGCTCCAAGGTCAAATCCAAATGAAGATTCGATTTGATGTACTCCGCAGAGCGATAGATGATTTTCTGCGACTCGCTTGCTCGCTCTTGATTAATCATACGGCAGCCGATATCGCACAATTGAACAAACCATTCTCGATACTCTTGGAGATCCGCGCCGCTCTCGCCTCTAATCTCATGGACTTTCGACTCGAAATCGACCATGCTCGCCCGAGGAAATTTCTCCAAAAGTACTCGCAGCATCCGTAGCACCAGTCCTTGCAGCAAACGTTCAACGACGCCGGGCTCAGGTAAGACAGACGCTTTGCCCATCTCGTTGAAAATGCCCTTCGCCCATTCCACACATTTATCCAGATTACCTGAACGGAAAGCGAACAGAAACTCATTCTCGCTATCTTCGGTATAAATCCACGCTACAGGAAGATCCGGCGAGTCCCCGTTATAGCTGAAAGCACCATTGCCCCCTGTATAGAAATGATAAGACAAAGCGCTCAGCGACTGCTGATAACTCTTCGGAAGCTCCTGCACCGTGCCAACTCTTTGGCCAATGCCGATGGAAATCGTGAACTTGGTGTGCCTCGCGATATTGGCACAGCAGTGATCCGCAATTTCAACCAGAGGCTCGTCCGACGCCATATTCAAAATGCATATATATCGATTAAAAGCTTCCCTAAACACGACAGCCGTCGTATAGAAGGAAATCGTTTCCTCCACGATATTTTGCAGAGAAAACCGTGCAAGCTCAAGCTCCTTAACAGGGACTTCTGCGTACTTATCCGTGAACTGATCGATCTGGATCGTCATCACCGCGAACGGAGGATTCAATTCATTAATATCCAGGAAATCCGATAATCTAGCCAATTCCGCTTCACTGGTTTGATGATGGACGAGCAGAGATAAATATTCCTGCCGCAGGGCTGGCATACTTTCTTTGATTTTCTTCTGAAGCCCGAGCACGTGCGTGCGGCTAAGATTTTCCTGCTCCCACACTTCCTTGGCTTTCACGACGGCTTTCACGATTTGTTCAACGGAGAACGGTTTTTTCACATAATCAAGTGCACCATATTGAATGGCCTTTTGTGCATAATCAAAATCCGTATAAGCACTTAAAATAATGACCTTACTGTTCGGCAGCACCTCGAATATACGGCGTGTCATCTCTAATCCGTCCATTTTAGGCATCCGAATATCTGTTAAAATAAGATCAGGCAAGCTTTCACGAATGATAGCCAAACCCTCCTCCCCATTCGTTGCGCTTCCCACAATTTCGATGCCGTGCTCGTGCCAAGGGATCTTCTTCGTAATCATGTCCACAACGCTTCGAATATCATCAACGACACATAATTTAACTAGTCGGTTCATGTTCATGGAAGTCCTCCTCTCCTTCATAGCTAGGGATCCATAGTTCAATGCGTGCTCCGCCTAAGTCGTTATTCGTGATCTCCATGCGCTGTTGATCGCCAAAATACAGCTGTAAACGGGTATAAATATTGCGCAGCGCGTAGCCATGCTTGGATGTTGTCGGGTGAACAATACCTTGAAGGAGCTTCTCAGGCACTAGTCCACGCCCGTTGTCTTCCACCGTTATATGCAGCCAGTCCCCTTCGGCCTGAGCGCTAATCTGAATCTCTCCACCTGAAGTCATATCTTTAAATCCGTGTAAAATACAGTTTTCAACGAGTGGTTGAATCATAATCTTAGGTACCAAGCATGCGAGCAGCTCCGGTTCCACCTCGAAATGGCAAACGAACAAATTCTCATAGGACCTTTGCTGAATGGCCAAATATTGACGAACATGCTCTAATTCATCACCCAGTGTAATCAGATCGCGCCCGCCGCTAAGGCTTAATTGGAACATTTGCGACAGAGCCAGGATCATTTCGTTCACGTCGTCGTTTTCACCCAAAACCGATTTGCAGTAAATCGTATTCAACGTATTATAGAAAAAATGAGGGTCCATCTGTGCCGATAGCGCCTTAATTTCAGCCTTCCGTTTATCGCGTTCACGATTCTTCACGTCTTCAATCAACTGCTTAATTTCATCCAGCATCCGGTTAAAACGGAATCCGACCTGGGATACTTCGTCCTTATAAACGCTTTCAAAACGAACAGAAAGATCGTTCTCTTCCACTCGCTTCATCAGTCTTTGCAGTCTGTACAAGGGTTTTAAAAGCAGATAGGTTAAATTATTCGTTATAAAAAGCGATAAAATTATAAAACCAATAATCACATAAGTCGTTGCTCTTTTAATCCCATTTAATTTGGCCAACAAGTCATCCTTCGCTTGAACACTGACAATCATCCAATCGTCCTTGACTTCCAAACGCGAGTAATTAACTAAATAGTCCTTTTTATCATTCGTGTAGAAAAAAGAGCCTTTCATTTGATCACTCAATTGCTCAAAAAAAGCGGGCTTTTGAATAAAATGGTCCTTACTCGTCCTATCCGCGTAATTCACATCTTCTCCTTTGGCATCGATGAAATAATATTGTTTATTCGTTTTGGTCAAGTTTCCCATAAAAAGATCCCGCAGGTCATCTTCTTTCACATTGATTACGACGTATACATTGGTTGGTTCATAAACCATGAAAGAGTCTTCTCCAACGCCTTCTGTGACGAGTGATATCACCCTTTGCTTGCCTGTAAAAAAGGGATCGACATGCCCTTGACTCCAGAATCCACGATTCAGTTGCTTGAAGTGCTCATACATCTCCGATTTGTAAAATGAATTCGCCGTGTTCCGCACACTGGAGGTCGGATAAAAATCCCCGATCGGCGTGGCGATCAGAATGCTATCAATCATTGAATCATTGAATTTCACCTGGGAAAAAACATACTGCAGCGAGGTCAATGACTTGTAGTAACTAGATCTATCATTCGTTTGTACATCCTTCATTAATTGTTTGAAGGCATCGCTGAACATCAGCGCTCTTATGGCAATACCAATGTTCTTCAACCTTTCATTCACGATTTGCGCTGATTGGTTAACGGTATCTTGACTAGACTGCATAGCATTACGCTGAATCTCCTTGGAAGCTATCAAATAAGCAATACTGCCCGTTGCCATAAGACCTAAGGTGATCAGAACGACAAAAGTAAGCCATATTCTTTGTTTTAAAGAAAAGGAATGGAATAGTTGTTGAATTGGCGACCACATCCGAGACTTGTTCATGGGTGTCTCCATCACCTTTCGTGTTGTGAAAATACGGACTTCATCTATTTTATTATAGTATAGGATGTCTACTTTCGACATGAGGGAAAATCATGAAGGAGGGCAGCTTTTTCAATATGCGGACGAAATGATTAAGATTTTATGAATACGAACAAATGTTCTTTATTTTTTGATGAATTTATGGTAATAATAAGAGGTAACCTATTTGCGTGAAGCAAACACCAAGGAGGAAATTAAAATGTCAGTAAAATTAACAGCTTATTTAGTGATGGACGGCAATGCAGGTGAAGCTATTCAATTCTATGAAAAGGCATTGGATGCCCAAGTTCTTTTCTCGCAATCTTTCGGCGAGATGCCGGCTAACCCCGATTTTCCTTTACCAGAGGATGCTAAGGAGCGTATTGGACATGCTATGTTGCAAGTTGGCGAGTCTAGTTTGATGTTTTCCGATACATTTCCAGGTCAGACTGTTCAAAAGGGCGATAACGTGACTGTCTGTATTACATCGGATGATAAGGAAAAATCACAACAGTTCTATAATGCCTTGAAGGAAGGCGGCCAAGTCATTATGGAGCTCCAAGAGACTCATTTTAGCCCCGCATATGGACAGGTAAAAGACAAGTTCGGTGTTACCTTCCAAATATTCACTGAAGGCGCATCCATGAATTAAGATATAAGCCACAAACGGCCCTGTTCGCATCTACTGCGACAGAGCCGTTTGTTGTTCAGGAGTACCAATAAAGTGCATACTCGGTCATCACGGATGCATACCCCATTTGGCGCAGCATAGCCGTAATATTACCGCGGTGATAGGTCGCGTGATTGACGACCTGCAGAACCATTTCAGATAAACTGGTATCACGCGGTCTCGTATAAGGATTATCGAGCATGATCCTTTGTTCCATATTTTCCTGTTGGTTCAAAAACGTCTTAAAACGCTCTGATATCTGAACGTACATCTTTTCCATTTCCTCAATGTCTTTCGACTCCACGTCAGCCGTTAATTGGGCTGAATCAGCCATTGCTTCCCTCATACTTTTACCGGAAATAATGTCCAACCAGCACGCATCCACCAAGTAAATATGAGCGATCGCCTTGGATATCGTAGAAAAAACACTTTGAATCTCCTTATTGTATACGTCCTGAGGAAGTTCTTTTAATCGATTTAGCATAGTTTGGTTCGCCCATACGTGGTAATCGTACATTTCTAGTGCAGGATGAGTCATAGATATCATCTCCCTTTTCACTGTTCTTGCGACATTTCAAGTGTTACCTTTATCATACGGCAAATACCCTGACAGCCTTATGTCAGGGTAAAAATAATAAAAACCCCATGTAGGGGTTTTCTCATACAATTGAAGCGCCGGTTCACATTTGTTCGCGTTCGCGTTGTTCCTGAACCACTTGAAACCAATCCCAGCCACATACAAAAATGATAATCAAAAAAAGAATAATGCCTAACGCATTCCACCAACCGCTGTCCAGAATGTCTGGAAAAGCACCAGTTCCAAGAATCAATACTGGTATGAGCCATACTAGATTTCTCTTCTTTAAACGAATCGTCTTTAGTCTAAGCAAGATGCACTATCCCCTATATGGTAAGTCATATGGTTTGATCCTCGTATAACTTTCGAACCCATATAACTCTTTAGGACCGTCCTCTTAATCAGTACAGTCATCCAATATGTGGAAGTAATCTCATCTCATTTATATATTCGTGTTCGGCGTATCAACAACATCTGGATCAATCGTATTGGTGCTGCCATTCAGAACACTCTGGACACTTCCAAAACTATCACCAGGGGAAAATGAGTTAGCTCCCGAGAAGATTTTCGAACTACTGGAGAGATAAATAACAAAAGTATCACCAATCTGGACATTTGACCCCGAGGCGACACTGTTGATCTTGATACCACCATTTACAATTGAAGGCATTCTTCAGACACCCCTCTCAACCCTTAGACATTGTATGTACACTTCTGCCTAATTGTCACCTCAAGCTGGCATCTCACTCCATTTTACGCAAAAAACATAACGCCCGCAAAGGAAGAGCGTGGGTATTTGGATTGCATGAACCAGAATCAGCTTATTCATCCACAAGCATTAATTCGGGTACAGACAGCGCCATTGAAATATTGCACAACATCCCTCTAGCAAGAAAAATCAAAGTTCTCTCATAAGGTTTTTCGAAACCTGACCGCTTAAAAGCTTCTAGCACCACCTGGTGAACATCCCGAAATCCCTTCTGCATGACCTCTGCGATCATATCCTCTTTAATCGTTTGAGCTTGCATTTGCAGCAGTGTTTCATTTTGATAAGATTTCATAATATGAATATAAGCATCAACCAGTTCTTTCTCGAGCTGATCAGGAGCAACGGTCTCAATAACCGCGCGGAAAGCCTCAAGAATTCGTGTCCAAGACACTTCAAGCGCTTCTTGCAGCAGTGCTTCTTTCGTTGAAAAAAACCGAAAAACATAAGGCTGTGAAATTTGTGCGCGTTCCGCAACTTTTGCTGTCGTTGCACGGTAATAGCCTATTTCAGCAAATACTTCGATTGCCGCGGATACAATATCTGCTCGTCGATTGACCGAAGTTGGAGAATTCTTTGTCATCATTCATTCCACCTTTAAAGTTACATTCACTAGTTATTGATCAATTACTAAACTAATATTAACTTATCGGAATGTAATTTGCAAATAATACAATTCGGAAATAGGCTCCTTACTACTTATTTCAAAGTAGAAATCGGGATCTGAAAATATATGATCAAAAATATACTAGTCACAAAACAGAACAGCCATGCCCATAATGGTTTCGTATCATGCAACCTTAACCCAAAAAACATGAAAATCCAGACGAGAATAGACCAACCCAAATTCCATCCATTATGGTAAGACAACAGCTTTACATACAGAAATATACTTTCAATTAACACGAAAGAACCGGCCCAAACGATCATATAAACGATTTGCTTAAGCAATCGCGAATGGTATGGATAGTGTGAAAGATAAAGTAATACGATTGCTGGGAAGTTTGTAAACGCAATCAAAAAATCAGCTATTGTATGGTTAGGCGCTAAAAAAGCCTTATGAAAATACCATAAAGAGTGATTATACAATAAAATACTAATCATAAAATCAACACATATGGTAAAAATGAGGGACGAGTAATATTTCCTCCAATTTCTCCAATCCCCGAAACGCCAAGCAGCAATAAGGCAGAAAAACGAAAGAACTAAAGGCATATACGGAGCAACAACAGCCACTGCTTTACCCATCTAATAACTCCATTTCAAAAAGATACAAACGATTATTTATATATGATTTCCACAAGTAGAAAAAAAATAAGTTTTCTTCTTAAGTAAAAATGAAGAGCCAACCTGAGTTGGTTCCCCATTTTAATGGTAATCCTAACGATTGTTGCATATTCTTCAACATCCATAATATAACATAACACTTCGTTCTATAAACAGTACTCCTTTGAAACAACCGTCTTGAGTCCGTTGATACTTGTGATTCGCAATGAATGCACATCCACTAATCAACAGATCCATTTGAATGGACAAAGAGACAAGTTTGCAATAGCAACTTGCCTCTAACCCTTTAAAATATGAATCAAAATCATATCTTCTCACTTAAAAAATCGTTCCTTAGACAAGAGGTGCATTAATCAATGTAGCGAAATTAAATTGGTGCACATGACCATCATTTAGCGTAGTTTGGCCTGTAACAAAATGTACGTGTTTGCCCTTCCCGACTGAAATAG
It contains:
- a CDS encoding DinB family protein; amino-acid sequence: MTHPALEMYDYHVWANQTMLNRLKELPQDVYNKEIQSVFSTISKAIAHIYLVDACWLDIISGKSMREAMADSAQLTADVESKDIEEMEKMYVQISERFKTFLNQQENMEQRIMLDNPYTRPRDTSLSEMVLQVVNHATYHRGNITAMLRQMGYASVMTEYALYWYS
- a CDS encoding response regulator, producing the protein MNMNRLVKLCVVDDIRSVVDMITKKIPWHEHGIEIVGSATNGEEGLAIIRESLPDLILTDIRMPKMDGLEMTRRIFEVLPNSKVIILSAYTDFDYAQKAIQYGALDYVKKPFSVEQIVKAVVKAKEVWEQENLSRTHVLGLQKKIKESMPALRQEYLSLLVHHQTSEAELARLSDFLDINELNPPFAVMTIQIDQFTDKYAEVPVKELELARFSLQNIVEETISFYTTAVVFREAFNRYICILNMASDEPLVEIADHCCANIARHTKFTISIGIGQRVGTVQELPKSYQQSLSALSYHFYTGGNGAFSYNGDSPDLPVAWIYTEDSENEFLFAFRSGNLDKCVEWAKGIFNEMGKASVLPEPGVVERLLQGLVLRMLRVLLEKFPRASMVDFESKVHEIRGESGADLQEYREWFVQLCDIGCRMINQERASESQKIIYRSAEYIKSNLHLDLTLEHCAKQANLSWGYYSNLFKKVTGTAFQQFVTIAKIERAKSMLIEDFQVQEIAQQLGYEHRRYFSEVFKKQTGLTPTEFKDMSLGKSSKP
- a CDS encoding TetR/AcrR family transcriptional regulator, translated to MTKNSPTSVNRRADIVSAAIEVFAEIGYYRATTAKVAERAQISQPYVFRFFSTKEALLQEALEVSWTRILEAFRAVIETVAPDQLEKELVDAYIHIMKSYQNETLLQMQAQTIKEDMIAEVMQKGFRDVHQVVLEAFKRSGFEKPYERTLIFLARGMLCNISMALSVPELMLVDE
- a CDS encoding glycoside hydrolase family 130 protein; translated protein: MVLPVPGILKSSSLIHRHPANPILDADRVPYPTALVFNAGVTKFNCQYVMVFRNDYGSRSEHTLEPHSTTDLGIAYSRDGIHWEAGPKPCFKMNDGEIIRAYDPRLTVMDGRCYMCFAVDTQHGIRGGIAVTDDFENFEVLSLSTPDLRNMVLFPEKIGGKYVRLERPFTVYSRGGADRFDTWISESPDLKYWGNSDLLLAVEHVPFANDKIGPAAPPIKTDKGWLTTFHAVDIDPARGKNGWEPTWKKRYTAGLMLLDLDNPKKVIGMYQEPLLAPEASYEIDGGFRNDVIFPGGMILEPSGEVKIYYGAADAVVCLATAHVDDLVQLCLKA
- a CDS encoding carbohydrate ABC transporter permease, which encodes MEVTEALSNARINKQTRPFSFAKTGGRVLLWIFLLITALLIVFPIVVTFLGSFMSNIEITKGGKIFPSSWNFVNYKEAWVQANFARFTWNSLFLSGATTIGTLIVASMAAYVVDRIKFPGKAIFVAIQASTMFISIGAVVIRPQFELMVKLHLHTNLWGVVLILVSGHAYIFFILLSFLQGISRELDEAARIDGCSNGGIFWRIILPLMRPGLGVGALFTFCGAWNEYLRPLVFTMTNPKLQTLTVGLSYLRYGASAAVQTHYMLAGACLSILPLLVAYMIANKSFMQMTAGSLKG
- a CDS encoding cache domain-containing sensor histidine kinase: MSKVDILYYNKIDEVRIFTTRKVMETPMNKSRMWSPIQQLFHSFSLKQRIWLTFVVLITLGLMATGSIAYLIASKEIQRNAMQSSQDTVNQSAQIVNERLKNIGIAIRALMFSDAFKQLMKDVQTNDRSSYYKSLTSLQYVFSQVKFNDSMIDSILIATPIGDFYPTSSVRNTANSFYKSEMYEHFKQLNRGFWSQGHVDPFFTGKQRVISLVTEGVGEDSFMVYEPTNVYVVINVKEDDLRDLFMGNLTKTNKQYYFIDAKGEDVNYADRTSKDHFIQKPAFFEQLSDQMKGSFFYTNDKKDYLVNYSRLEVKDDWMIVSVQAKDDLLAKLNGIKRATTYVIIGFIILSLFITNNLTYLLLKPLYRLQRLMKRVEENDLSVRFESVYKDEVSQVGFRFNRMLDEIKQLIEDVKNRERDKRKAEIKALSAQMDPHFFYNTLNTIYCKSVLGENDDVNEMILALSQMFQLSLSGGRDLITLGDELEHVRQYLAIQQRSYENLFVCHFEVEPELLACLVPKIMIQPLVENCILHGFKDMTSGGEIQISAQAEGDWLHITVEDNGRGLVPEKLLQGIVHPTTSKHGYALRNIYTRLQLYFGDQQRMEITNNDLGGARIELWIPSYEGEEDFHEHEPTS
- a CDS encoding ABC transporter substrate-binding protein; the encoded protein is MVNRIGTVTLSVLLAGSLAACGSNNTATSPAASAKPSEQSASTVPVKKEKTKLSYWTGDRHDMDYIKGVVQKFNETNGENIEVEMVVKTEDFNQAIDLAFASGQAPDIIRVKENTIQPFAQKGYLKPIDSYLTDAIKKKFPIIDDFNRIDGKMYSLPNYGSTLRLVYNKELFAKAGIAAPPKTLKEMVEDAKKITAVGKASGSYGFAQNFKSPESALGRSARVIAEASGYGGFGFDFKTAKFDFTGFKEIISSFKQMVDDGSTLPGMESLDIDPLRAQFAEGKIGMYISFSSEPGVYANQFPAKIEWASAPVPTIDGTVKGATSFLGGQWLAISNTTKNADQAWKFMQFMYTDEVLKTYHEKGFGLSMVPSVSSVAKKPEIKGIDGFLPVGNDGTWPLQPTVTVEGMKKDDAFFKYMISGGNLDQIILDLNKRYNDALDKAVAKGAVKVQPNPSFDPMKLMMK
- a CDS encoding carbohydrate ABC transporter permease yields the protein MNRTRQIGFSYLFLFPSFLLTMVLGVYPIAWAIRYMFYDYKGFGDASFIGFDNFRRLWQDTEYWHSVLNTFIYAGGKLIITLPLCLVLAVILNQKLRGRNWLRAIYFMPTIISSAVMAVVFFIIFNSYNGILNQYLLKFHIISERIDWLGPKHAMLTTIIIAVWSAVGNYMLLFLAGLQNIPNDVYESSSLDGANKWQQFWYLTIPMLGPVLQIVIMLAIINSLKGYESIMVLTEGGPVGKTEVMYLYVYKLFFPTPSGVLADQQFGYGSAVGFVTAVIVGIITLTYHAMSRRLNKLQ
- a CDS encoding VOC family protein — protein: MSVKLTAYLVMDGNAGEAIQFYEKALDAQVLFSQSFGEMPANPDFPLPEDAKERIGHAMLQVGESSLMFSDTFPGQTVQKGDNVTVCITSDDKEKSQQFYNALKEGGQVIMELQETHFSPAYGQVKDKFGVTFQIFTEGASMN
- a CDS encoding spore germination protein → MPSIVNGGIKINSVASGSNVQIGDTFVIYLSSSSKIFSGANSFSPGDSFGSVQSVLNGSTNTIDPDVVDTPNTNI